From a single Stomoxys calcitrans chromosome 4, idStoCalc2.1, whole genome shotgun sequence genomic region:
- the LOC106095752 gene encoding serine/threonine-protein kinase Nek2: MTTTLSSQDMDISSDLAKKTLQDYEVISVIGNGAFGTCFKVRNKETGGLYVWKGIDYDELSESHKESLISETCMLQQLQHPNIVQYYHHLINHEAKSIFIVMEYCEGGDLSKLIAKAKAENKRFEERFIWRTLFQICCALQLCHNKIENGTILHRDIKPANIFLDMEGNAKLGDFGLARMLRRNEAFAESFVGTPYYMSPEIVKGSKYDRKSDVWALGCLIYEMCALRPPFKGKEFPQLSANISNGKFTNIPKIYSKDLQEIIACMLEVEHEQRSSIEEITRHRTLVRNINDLGKKFPRLIDIENVEHNLHVVTEGRCNLECSPLRDFSSTTFSEQNSFHEGCGQRSLSITGVFTPDLRAELFYSAKQRIFPINFKLQVSDPELYETIRRQEYATIDETIKLVTKESDHVNRDDNSPHLKTRDIFDSVIQDRLHALRAQEFLLQQKEETLIAREQQLNEKEKRLFAYEQRLVAKYKAINEEQSMKMNCTTRPPKSLTESCRISLTKFEVNPGMPPPIPPRKPISHDETYCTIELNDSSLLQQHTVAKLDLSALPARKAFPALRKVTFQSPKKFITFDIDSETSKVTAPPTTNQMQTSVSSKGSDESTESSSTTSSSKHRRKSILSLFGLSRKSKEDNNHPMKTRTIPSKVPPNAIQDRIISREECVLSKCRTTELTKIWTKEHKKTAFEMLAALNASGRFEDGSNNANIAPRHKIRQSVRERGTLQRNRMRRFLMAHNQHRAMRPPEQIVL, translated from the coding sequence ATGACAACAACATTGTCCTCTCAAGACATGgacatcagttcagatttagccAAAAAAACGTTACAAGATTATGAAGTTATTTCGGTTATTGGCAATGGTGCTTTTGGAACTTGTTTTAAAGTTCGCAACAAGGAAACAGGCGGTTTATATGTTTGGAAAGGTATAGACTATGATGAGTTAAGCGAGTCCCATAAGGAATCGCTAATTTCAGAAACATGTATGCTGCAGCAGCTCCAACATCCCAACATTGTACAATACTATCATCATTTGATTAATCATGAGGCAAAGTCTATTTTCATCGTAATGGAATACTGCGAAGGTGGAGATTTGTCCAAGCTGATAGCCAAGGCAAAGGCGGAAAATAAACGATTCGAGGAACGTTTTATATGGCGTACGCTTTTCCAAATTTGTTGTGCTCTTCAGCTGTGTCACAACAAAATAGAAAATGGTACAATTCTGCATCGAGACATAAAACCAGCTAACATATTCTTAGACATGGAAGGAAATGCTAAGCTAGGTGATTTTGGTTTAGCCCGCATGCTTAGACGAAATGAAGCGTTTGCAGAATCGTTTGTTGGTACGCCCTACTATATGAGCCCTGAAATTGTAAAGGGTTCCAAATACGATCGTAAATCCGACGTTTGGGCCTTGGGCTGCTTGATTTATGAAATGTGTGCTCTCCGTCCACCTTTCAAAGGAAAAGAATTTCCTCAACTTTCCGCTAATATTTCAAACGGTAAATTCACCAATATTcccaaaatttattcgaaagaTCTCCAGGAAATAATTGCGTGCATGCTAGAAGTTGAACACGAACAAAGGTCCAGCATTGAGGAAATTACTAGGCATCGGACACTAGTGCGTAACATCAACGATTTGGGCAAAAAATTTCCTCGCCTAATTGACATAGAGAATGTTGAGCATAATTTACATGTGGTAACTGAAGGTCGGTGTAATTTGGAGTGCAGCCCACTACGAGACTTCTCCAGTACTACGTTTTCGGAGCAAAACAGTTTTCATGAAGGATGCGGCCAAAGAAGTCTTAGTATTACTGGCGTTTTCACACCAGACTTAAGGGCAGAACTTTTTTACTCTGCCAAACAAAGGATTTTCCCAATTAATTTCAAGCTACAAGTGTCCGATCCGGAATTGTATGAAACCATTCGAAGACAAGAGTATGCCACTATAGATGAAACCATAAAACTAGTCACGAAGGAGAGTGATCATGTCAATCGCGATGACAACTCTCCACATTTGAAAACTCGCGATATTTTTGATAGCGTAATTCAAGACCGACTTCATGCACTACGTGCCCAAGAATTTTTGCTGCAACAAAAAGAAGAAACCCTTATCGCAAGAGAGCAACAATTGAATGAGAAAGAAAAACGTTTATTCGCGTACGAGCAACGTTTAGTGGCAAAGTATAAGGCCATTAACGAAgaacaatctatgaaaatgaaTTGCACTACTCGACCACCTAAAAGTCTAACCGAATCCTGCCGCATATcgttgacaaaatttgaagTTAACCCCGGAATGCCACCACCCATACCACCGAGGAAACCTATAAGTCACGATGAAACATATTGTACTATAGAGCTGAACGATAGTTCCTTATTACAGCAACATACGGTGGCCAAATTGGATTTGTCCGCATTGCCAGCCCGAAAAGCCTTTCCCGCTTTGCGCAAAGTCACTTTTCAATcacccaaaaaatttattaCCTTCGATATTGATTCCGAAACGAGTAAGGTAACAGCTCCTCCTACTACAAATCAAATGCAGACAAGTGTATCGAGTAAAGGAAGCGACGAATCGACTGAGAGTTCCTCAACAACATCGTCATCAAAACATCGCCGTAAATCGATTCTTTCTCTTTTTGGTTTAAGTCGCAAAAGTAAAGAGGATAACAATCATCCAATGAAAACGCGGACAATTCCATCCAAAGTGCCACCCAACGCTatccaagatcggataatatcgAGAGAAGAATGTGTTCTTTCCAAATGTCGGACTACAGAATTGACGAAAATTTGGACCaaagaacacaaaaaaacaGCTTTCGAAATGTTGGCCGCATTGAATGCTTCTGGTCGTTTCGAAGATGGGTCCAACAATGCAAATATTGCTCCCCGTCATAAAATACGTCAATCGGTGCGTGAACGCGGTACTTTACAACGTAATCGTATGCGGCGCTTTCTAATGGCACATAACCAACATCGTGCAATGAGACCACCGGAACAGATTGTTCTTTAA
- the LOC106095764 gene encoding FUN14 domain-containing protein 1, which translates to MSDWAKSQKNQTNKNIEKMSDDASKFLGGILGDISSRSAYAQIGIGAATGWATGFATMKVGKFAAFAIGGGIILMEIAHQEGVIEIDWSKITRKLNKVTDKVEEAVTGQERSWVDKAERMVDRKLDLAEDLIRKKTKKARKWYSSLIGDENGPKINDLHIFLTAFVGGVALGIASS; encoded by the coding sequence ATGAGCGATTGGGCTAAATCACAGAAAAATCAGACGAATAAGAATATAGAGAAAATGTCCGATGACGCATCTAAATTTTTGGGTGGCATTTTGGGCGACATAAGTTCCAGGTCCGCATATGCACAGATTGGTATTGGAGCAGCTACAGGATGGGCAACCGGCTTTGCTACAATGAAAGTTGGCAAGTTTGCAGCTTTTGCCATAGGAGGTGGAATTATACTAATGGAGATTGCCCATCAGGAAGGTGTCATTGAGATTGACTGGTCAAAGATAACTCGAAAACTAAACAAAGTTACCGACAAAGTTGAGGAAGCTGTTACCGGCCAAGAAAGATCATGGGTGGATAAAGCAGAACGTATGGTGGATCGCAAATTGGATCTCGCCGAGGACTTGATTAGAAAGAAAACTAAGAAAGCAAGAAAATGGTATAGTTCACTCATTGGAGACGAGAATGGACCGAAAATAAATGACCTACACATCTTCCTAACTGCTTTCGTAGGAGGTGTTGCATTGGGCATTGCAAGTTCTTAA